A stretch of Sulfitobacter sp. THAF37 DNA encodes these proteins:
- the rpoC gene encoding DNA-directed RNA polymerase subunit beta' produces MNQELTNNPFNPLTPPKVFDEIKVSLASPERILSWSFGEIKKPETINYRTFKPERDGLFCARIFGPIKDYECLCGKYKRMKYRGVVCEKCGVEVTLQKVRRERMGHIELASPVAHIWFLKSLPSRIGLMLDMTLRDLERVLYFENYVVIEPGLTDLTYGQMMTEEEYMDAQDAYGMDAFTANIGAEAIREMLAAIDLEAEADQLREELKEATGELKPKKIIKRLKVVESFLESGNRPEWMVMTVIPVIPPELRPLVPLDGGRFATSDLNDLYRRVINRNNRLKRLIELRAPDIIVRNEKRMLQESVDALFDNGRRGRVITGANKRPLKSLSDMLKGKQGRFRQNLLGKRVDFSGRSVIVTGPELKLHQCGLPKKMALELFKPFIYSRLEAKGLSSTVKQAKKLVEKERPEVWDILDEVIREHPVMLNRAPTLHRLGIQAFEPVLIEGKAIQLHPLVCSAFNADFDGDQMAVHVPLSLEAQLEARVLMMSTNNVLSPANGAPIIVPSQDMILGLYYTTLERAGMKGEGKIFGTVDEVQHALDAGEVHLHTKIKARIKQIDNEGNEVMMRFDTTPGRVRLGALLPLNAKAPFDLVNRLLRKKEVQQVIDTVYRYCGQKESVIFCDQIMTMGFREAFKAGISFGKDDMLIPDSKWGLVDETREQVKDFEQQYMDGLITQGEKYNKVVDAWSKCNDKVTEAMMGSISAERLDDSGAVMEPNSVYMMAHSGARGSVTQMKQLGGMRGLMAKPNGDIIETPIISNFKEGLTVLEYFNSTHGARKGLSDTALKTANSGYLTRRLVDVAQDCIVRMHDCGTEAAITAEAAVNDGEVVSSLAERLLGRVAADDILKPGTDEVLVPAGAVVDERMADLVDEAAVQSARIRSPLTCEAEEGVCAMCYGRDLARGTLVNQGEAVGIIAAQSIGEPGTQLTMRTFHIGGVAQGGQQSFLEASQEGKVVFEGAQTIENANGDVIVMGRNMKLRIVGDDDVERASHKIGYGTTLFVKDGQKVERGAKLIEWDPYTLPIIAEKSGTAKFVDLVSGIAVKDETDDATGMTQKIVIDWRAAPKGNELKPEVILVDGDGEPVRTDAGNPVTYPMSVDAVLSVEDGNEVKAGDVIARIPREGAKTKDITGGLPRVAELFEARRPKDHAIIAEIDGYVRYGKDYKNKRRIAIESADDPDVKVEYMVPKGKHIPVAEGDFVQKGDYIMDGNPAPHDILAIMGVEALADYMIDEVQDVYRLQGVKINDKHIEVIVRQMLQKWEVQDSGETTLLKGEHVDKQEFDLANEKAISKGGRPAKGEPILLGITKASLQTRSFISAASFQETTRVLTEASVQGKKDKLVGLKENVIVGRLIPAGTGGATMQIRKVAQDRDNVVIEARRDEAEQAARLAAPEAQGDVVGGDVFDTVIVDDESRD; encoded by the coding sequence ATGAACCAGGAACTGACAAACAACCCGTTCAACCCGCTGACACCGCCCAAGGTGTTCGATGAGATCAAGGTCTCTCTGGCATCGCCCGAGCGTATCCTGTCGTGGTCTTTCGGTGAGATCAAGAAGCCCGAAACCATCAACTACCGCACGTTCAAGCCAGAGCGTGACGGCCTGTTCTGCGCGCGTATCTTTGGCCCGATCAAGGATTACGAATGCCTGTGCGGCAAATACAAGCGCATGAAATACCGCGGCGTCGTCTGCGAGAAATGCGGCGTTGAAGTGACGCTGCAGAAGGTCCGCCGCGAGCGCATGGGCCACATCGAACTGGCCTCGCCCGTCGCGCATATCTGGTTCCTGAAATCGCTGCCGTCCCGCATCGGCCTGATGCTGGACATGACCCTGCGCGATCTTGAGCGGGTTCTCTACTTCGAGAACTACGTGGTGATCGAACCGGGCCTGACGGACCTCACCTACGGTCAGATGATGACCGAGGAAGAGTATATGGACGCGCAGGATGCCTACGGCATGGACGCGTTTACCGCGAATATCGGCGCCGAAGCCATCCGTGAGATGCTGGCAGCGATCGACCTCGAAGCCGAGGCCGATCAGCTGCGTGAAGAGCTGAAGGAAGCCACGGGCGAGCTGAAGCCGAAGAAGATCATCAAGCGTCTGAAGGTCGTGGAAAGCTTCCTTGAATCGGGCAACCGCCCCGAGTGGATGGTGATGACCGTCATTCCGGTGATCCCGCCGGAACTGCGCCCGCTGGTGCCGCTGGACGGCGGTCGCTTCGCGACCTCGGATCTCAACGATCTGTATCGCCGCGTCATCAACCGCAACAACCGTCTCAAGCGCCTGATCGAGCTGCGCGCGCCAGACATCATCGTGCGCAACGAAAAGCGGATGCTGCAGGAATCCGTCGATGCGCTGTTTGACAACGGCCGCCGTGGTCGCGTGATCACGGGTGCCAACAAGCGCCCGCTGAAATCGCTCAGCGACATGCTGAAAGGCAAACAGGGCCGTTTCCGTCAGAACCTTCTGGGTAAGCGCGTCGACTTCTCCGGTCGTTCGGTCATCGTGACCGGCCCCGAGCTGAAGCTGCACCAATGCGGTCTGCCCAAGAAGATGGCGCTGGAGCTGTTCAAACCGTTCATCTACTCGCGTCTGGAGGCCAAAGGACTGTCCTCCACCGTGAAGCAGGCGAAGAAGCTGGTGGAAAAGGAACGTCCCGAGGTCTGGGACATCCTGGATGAAGTCATCCGCGAACACCCCGTCATGCTGAACCGGGCGCCCACGCTGCACCGTCTTGGCATTCAGGCGTTCGAGCCCGTGCTGATCGAAGGCAAGGCTATTCAGCTGCACCCGCTGGTCTGTTCGGCCTTCAACGCCGACTTCGACGGCGACCAGATGGCAGTTCACGTGCCGCTTTCGCTGGAAGCCCAGCTGGAAGCGCGCGTTCTGATGATGTCCACGAACAACGTGCTGTCGCCCGCCAACGGCGCGCCGATCATCGTGCCGTCGCAGGATATGATCCTCGGTCTCTACTATACCACGCTGGAACGCGCGGGCATGAAGGGCGAAGGCAAGATCTTTGGCACCGTGGACGAGGTGCAGCATGCGCTCGACGCGGGCGAGGTCCACCTGCACACGAAGATCAAGGCCCGGATCAAGCAGATCGACAACGAGGGCAACGAGGTCATGATGCGCTTTGACACGACCCCCGGTCGTGTCCGTCTGGGCGCGTTGCTGCCGCTGAACGCCAAGGCACCTTTCGATCTGGTCAACCGTCTGCTGCGCAAGAAGGAAGTGCAGCAGGTCATCGACACCGTCTACCGTTACTGCGGTCAGAAGGAATCGGTCATCTTCTGTGACCAGATCATGACCATGGGCTTCCGCGAAGCGTTCAAGGCGGGCATTTCGTTCGGCAAGGACGACATGCTGATCCCCGACAGCAAGTGGGGCCTCGTTGACGAGACCCGCGAGCAGGTCAAGGATTTCGAACAGCAGTACATGGACGGCCTGATCACACAGGGTGAAAAGTACAACAAGGTTGTCGACGCCTGGTCGAAGTGTAACGACAAGGTGACTGAGGCCATGATGGGCTCGATCTCTGCCGAGCGGCTGGATGACAGCGGTGCGGTGATGGAACCGAACTCGGTCTACATGATGGCCCACTCCGGCGCACGTGGCTCGGTCACGCAGATGAAGCAGCTGGGCGGTATGCGCGGCCTGATGGCCAAACCGAACGGCGACATCATCGAGACGCCGATCATCTCGAACTTCAAGGAAGGTCTGACCGTTCTTGAATACTTCAACTCGACTCACGGTGCGCGGAAGGGTCTGTCGGATACGGCTCTGAAAACTGCGAACTCGGGCTATCTGACCCGCCGTCTGGTGGACGTGGCGCAGGACTGCATCGTGCGCATGCACGACTGCGGAACCGAAGCCGCGATCACTGCCGAAGCGGCGGTCAACGACGGTGAGGTCGTGTCCTCGCTGGCGGAACGTCTGCTTGGTCGTGTCGCTGCGGACGACATCCTCAAGCCAGGTACCGACGAGGTGCTGGTGCCCGCGGGTGCGGTGGTCGACGAACGCATGGCGGATCTAGTGGACGAAGCGGCGGTTCAATCCGCCCGCATCCGTTCGCCCCTGACCTGCGAGGCCGAAGAGGGCGTCTGCGCCATGTGCTATGGCCGTGACCTCGCACGCGGTACGCTGGTCAACCAGGGTGAAGCGGTCGGTATCATCGCCGCGCAATCCATCGGCGAACCCGGTACACAGCTGACGATGCGGACCTTCCACATCGGCGGCGTTGCCCAGGGTGGTCAGCAGTCCTTCCTCGAAGCATCGCAAGAGGGCAAGGTCGTGTTCGAAGGCGCACAGACGATCGAGAACGCCAATGGCGACGTGATCGTGATGGGCCGGAACATGAAACTGCGGATCGTCGGCGACGATGACGTCGAGCGCGCCAGCCACAAGATCGGGTATGGCACCACGCTTTTCGTCAAGGACGGTCAAAAGGTCGAGCGCGGCGCCAAGCTGATCGAATGGGATCCCTACACTCTGCCGATCATCGCGGAGAAGTCGGGCACGGCCAAGTTCGTGGACCTTGTCAGCGGCATTGCCGTCAAGGACGAGACCGACGACGCAACCGGCATGACGCAGAAGATCGTGATCGACTGGCGCGCGGCGCCGAAAGGGAACGAGCTGAAGCCGGAAGTGATCCTGGTCGATGGCGATGGCGAACCGGTCCGTACAGATGCGGGCAACCCGGTGACCTATCCGATGTCCGTCGATGCCGTTCTGTCGGTGGAGGACGGCAACGAGGTAAAGGCCGGCGACGTCATCGCGCGTATTCCGCGTGAAGGTGCCAAGACCAAGGACATCACCGGCGGTCTGCCGCGCGTGGCCGAACTCTTCGAGGCACGCCGCCCGAAGGATCACGCCATCATCGCGGAAATCGACGGCTACGTCCGGTACGGCAAGGACTACAAGAACAAGCGCCGTATCGCGATCGAATCCGCCGACGATCCGGATGTGAAGGTCGAGTACATGGTGCCCAAGGGCAAGCACATCCCCGTTGCCGAAGGCGACTTTGTGCAAAAGGGTGACTACATCATGGACGGCAACCCCGCCCCCCATGACATCCTTGCCATCATGGGTGTCGAGGCTCTGGCCGACTACATGATCGACGAGGTGCAGGACGTCTATCGCCTGCAGGGCGTGAAGATCAACGACAAGCACATCGAGGTGATCGTGCGTCAGATGCTGCAGAAGTGGGAAGTCCAGGATTCTGGCGAAACCACGCTGCTCAAGGGCGAACACGTCGACAAGCAGGAGTTCGATCTGGCCAACGAGAAGGCGATCAGCAAGGGCGGGCGCCCGGCCAAGGGCGAGCCCATCCTGCTGGGCATCACGAAGGCGTCGCTGCAAACCCGGTCGTTCATCTCGGCCGCGTCCTTCCAGGAGACCACCCGCGTCCTGACCGAGGCTTCGGTCCAGGGCAAGAAAGACAAGCTGGTCGGTCTGAAGGAGAACGTGATCGTGGGCCGGTTGATCCCGGCAGGCACGGGCGGTGCGACCATGCAGATTCGCAAGGTTGCACAGGACCGTGACAACGTGGTCATCGAGGCGCGCCGCGATGAGGCGGAACAGGCCGCACGGCTTGCTGCTCCGGAAGCGCAGGGCGATGTCGTTGGCGGTGACGTTTTCGACACTGTGATCGTGGACGACGAAAGCCGCGATTGA